ATAAATTTTGTGACTCATATACATGTATGAGAATGCACAAAATAACTTTAGTGTATACTGTTATTATGTTCTAGGGAGTTTAACTCTGAAGGAGAATTCTTCTGGGAGAAATGGGCTAATGGCAGACCTCTCTGTGGAGTGTAGCTCCTGCCTTGAAGCTTCTACTGTGTGCCATTTTCATAGTGGAGCTGCCAGCAGAGCAAGAATAATGCAGAGACTGGTAATTCCAGCAGGGGAGTACACTCAGAAGGCCTCAGAAGAAAAGGACAAGAGGCGGTTGAGAAAATCGGACCTTCAGACCTCTGCTAAAGAAAAGAAGCGCCGGCAAGGAGAGCAAATGAGGCGCACACGCAGAGAAGATGCCCTACGGGAGGCTGATGGTGATACCTATGAACCTGGAGGCTTCTAAGTGACTGAAAGAAACATTTGCTATGATATTGGATAGTTCATAGCCATGCAAATTTGTGCAGACAATCTTCGTTTTAGCTTTTTAACTTTAATCGCACTTTTCTCAAAATGTGCATTTTGCGCATTCTAGAAAACATATCTCATAGAGGATTTAACcaattgacttgaaattttcaatgtttattgCTTTCAAAGAGTGTCTGGGAATGAGCAAAGGGTTTTTCTGTAGCTTTACTTTGTCAAAagttacaaagaaaattgtggTGGAAATTCACCccaaaaattttgctttactttaactgGAGGCTGGAACCaaagttttttatattttttaaaactctatGCTCATCCCCATGATTAGCCTATATACTATatagttataaaaaaaaatcagagctAGCTGCATTCCATATCAAGATTTCTTTTCTAGAGTACATGTGGGTTGTGCACAGTATGGGGTAACAATATTTTGCTGGTATCAGGTTACAAATAAACTGTGTgcagaaataattgaaaaaactgaaatctgTGATTCATTAGCTTTTCAGTGATATATGGTTTTATATGGTTTAACTAAAAACTGTGGATGTGACAAGTCATTGAAAAAAGGGGTCTTTTTTAGGTTAAGTCCCACCTTAACTGGTCCAACTAGATATAATAGTCcaacagataaaaaaaaccatttaaGCAGAAAAAGTAACCCAACTCATCAAAATAACTTAACCAACTTAAAAAAGGAGGTTGGTGCAACAAGCTAGAATGGTGTGATAACCTAAAATAGTCCAATCTGTCCAATCAATCAAAAAGACTCAACTACTAAAAATTATTGCACCAGTTATGATGATACAACCAGATAAAATgggcaaacttgaaaaaatggtACCACTAGTCAACATGATTCAACCAGTGGCAATAGGTGAACTGCAAAAAATGGTCTAGCAGGTAAAAAATGGTGTAACTAAGTAAAATCTTCAACAGGTTAAAATAGTCAGACCACATTTGGTATCTGGGCAACCAAGCTCAATTTATGTTTGCCGTACTTGAATAGCAATTCAAGTACCATTTCAAACCAACCTCAGAGCAAATGTGATCCCAAAATCAAGTACAAACCATACTCGATAGAATATGAGGCAAACCGAGCTCAACAAAAAACTGAGCTCGATAAGATCAGATGGAGTTTGTAGAACTCATCTTTTTAATTGAGTACGATATAGTTGGATTGAGCTCAAATAGAATCAACTGCATTTCGAGCTCGTTGATCCAAGGTTGGTTTGAAATGGTATTTGAATTGCTATTGGACCAAATGTGGTCCAAACAGTCTAACTAAATACATGCCTTTAAAACAATAAATGCCTTGAAAATTTGTGGAGATGTCATCAAAGTTTCATTTCAGTCAAGAATTCATCAAAAAGCTAGCAATTTCATCAAATTTCATCAACAggtgtttgcattacttttgcacaatactgtaaaATGGTCAAAGAGGTTGAACTAGTCTGACTCAGTACAATGTATGTTAGGAGATGCAGCATCTAAACTTTAAGAATTCCCAAACCTGTGTAATGCTTTGTAGAGGTGCCCCATTTTTGAATTTACATTGAAGTGTTTGACCAATACAGCTTACAgttttaagaataaaaacacacacacaaactGCGACAATAAAACCCTTAGGCACTGGTCAGGGGATTAACATTAAAGTTAATAGGAACTAATGGAAGGAGCAGGTAGGGGAGTGACATTCCTGGTCCCACTGAAACTCAGAAAATGGCATCATATTCTGAGTAAAAATGGTCTAACTAAGAAATTGGTCCAACAAGTTCCAAGGTTCTAATTCATGAAATAGACTACTTGATGAAAAATTATCTCATCAGTTTGATTGTTCTAATCAGATAAAGTGGTCCAACAAGTTTAAAAGGCCTAACTGTTTGAAAGAGTCCAACTGATTAAAATGACCTAAATGGTTAAAACAGACTTTCCAGACAAACTGGTCAAACCAGCTAAACATCGGCTCACTAGTTAAAATGGCCCAACTGGTCAAGGGTCTAACTAAATAAATGGTCCATTCCAATTAAATGTTCTAATAATATAAACATGGCCCAACCACTAAGAATggttcaattaaacaaaattattcaactCATTAAAGTGGCCTATCCAGATGAAAGAGTCTAACTAGTTAAAAAGGATCAATCTATCTAAATTTCGTAACTACACAAATATGGTCCAACCACTAAGAATGGTCCAACCACCTAAAATGGTCAATGTACATAACTGAATCCAACAAGTGTTAATGGTCTAACTAAATGAAATACTTCAACTGATTGAAATGACTAGGCTGTTAAAATGGTCTAACTAGACAAAATTCCAACCAGATGACACAGTCAAAGAATATAAAATGGCCATAAAATGGCCATAAAATGGCCATAAAATGGCCCTTACTTTATTAACTGGTCCTACCCCAGGAAATGGTCAGACCAGACCTGTAGATAATATGGTCCAACTGGTCAAAGTGACCAAAACAGTAAGCTTTGGTCCACCATGTTCAACTACTGCAAATATAATAACGATCTAACCCAATGAATTAAACCAACTGGTTTAAAGGATACAACTACATCCATACATACATTGGGTGAATGGCTTCAAGTAAACAGCTTGTTTCTTAATACCACCAAGACTGAAGCCATGCTATTTGGAACTCATTCTTAACTGTCCAAACATAAAGACtttggtaattgtgaagaagagctccccaaaaaa
The sequence above is a segment of the Pocillopora verrucosa isolate sample1 chromosome 13, ASM3666991v2, whole genome shotgun sequence genome. Coding sequences within it:
- the LOC131782357 gene encoding uncharacterized protein → MPGGKKNTVYRRKRKGKPFTGVQRYARKAKKMPRADREVTNSASSSSCDEALSDAESASISASRLKMRPEDSPDSSSKISDVNDFQGEGYRLVDLKKLYATLSEAHVCEEGSLTLKENSSGRNGLMADLSVECSSCLEASTVCHFHSGAASRARIMQRLVIPAGEYTQKASEEKDKRRLRKSDLQTSAKEKKRRQGEQMRRTRREDALREADGDTYEPGGF